In Saimiri boliviensis isolate mSaiBol1 chromosome 13, mSaiBol1.pri, whole genome shotgun sequence, the genomic window ttgtatgtatgcatgtatgtgttgtgtttgtgtgtgtgtatgtgtgtgtttcccttTAACTTCTTCGAGTTTCAAGTTTCCTAAGGCTGTCCTCACAAAACACCACACGCCCCTTCCTTGCCTTTACCTGTGCACAGCGACAAAGGCTCCGGGGGTCCAGGAAAGAAAAGATGTATAAAGATAACACCCTTGGAAGCTTGGTCGTAAAGTCCAGGGCTTCTGCTGGAATTTTCTCCTGAAGTTTTCGACAGCAGAACTTTTGCTGGGACAGCGAGCAGCGCTCCAACAGGCCCGTGAGGATTCTTCTTCTTTGAGAGTCTGTCCACTTGtcaaactgaaaacacaaaacaaaacaaaatgtaaaaagctCCAGGTTTAGCCTGATAGCGGATTCATTAAGAGTGAGAGATGAGAATGGTATAGAAAGCGAGTTTAGTGGTTTATTTCTGGTGCAAGTCAAGTATTTATTTTCCTCATCAGCAAACTCCACACTTTgccatcttcctgtcttctctcaCATGTATATGGGAGCATGTGCATGACCTAAGTGTGCACACAGAAGGGCGTGTGACCTCAAAACTTGCAGTcactggtcaggcacagtggctcacgcctgtaatcccagcactttgggagactgaggcgggtggatcactcgggtcaggagtttgagaccggcctgagcaacatggtgaaaccccgtctctactaaaaatacaaaaattagctggatgtggtggcacacgcctgtaatcccacctactcaggaggttgaggcaggagaattgcttgaacccgggaggtggaggctgcagtgagctgagatcgtgccactgctctttagcccgggtgacagagcgagactccatctcaaaaaaaaaacaaaaacaaaaaacttgcagTCACCTATGAGCAGTAAATTGGGAGACAGCCATACACATAAACTAAGAATATATCTGCTTATAAAAGAcaattccaaaagaaaacaacacataGCTCCTCCCCCCACAAAtagtttctacattatcccatcAGTGCTTAAAACAGCAGGACCTGAAACAAACCCTTGTATTCACAATTGGATAAAGTATCACATGCAAATACCCCTCAGAAGGAAAGTGTATCAGGGTAAATTCTCACTAGTGTGTAAATGACTGACATGATGGGAGAGGATGTGCTGATAAAGGAGGACTCGAAGAGAGGAAGTAAATGCCAAAGGAAGCCATGGTATGTGCCACAACTGGCGACTTTACAATTTTCCTCAGAGATTCCCCTGAACAACACCCCAAATCAGGGAATGACCAAGGATGAGTAGCTTCGGACTGGCcaaaaccaaaagaaaggaagggcagAATACCGGCCAGCTCAGTGAGCCACTTTACCGGAAGTctacatctctcttttcttccctggcCCACTggggaagagaaaatacagaagtTTGAGCTGCTTGTATTTTTGTATCTGATTGCATTTCACATACAGATATTCAGTACAGTTATtataagcagaatttttttttttttttttttttttttttttagctctgtcacccaggctagagagcagtggtgtgatctttgctcactgcaacctccgcctcctggttcaagtgattctcctgcctgagcctcctgaataggtggaattacaggcgagcgccatcatgcccagctaatttttgtgtttttagtagagacagggtttcaccatgttggccagcctggtcttgaactcctgaccttgtgatccgcctttcttggcctcccaaagtgctgggatgacaggcatgagccaccacacctggctataaacagaattttaaaatgacttttagttGTAATCTGACTACCTAAAAAggcatataaaacaaaaatttattttatgcaaGTCTTAAAACAAGTTAACTCCATTACAGTTATAtaatgtatttgtaaattttatttggtggttttcttctttttggcttCTCAAGGGTCAatctggtattttttaaattagtagtgttaaaaaacaaaatttcaacaaattgaGTTTAAAGATCTAACTGGCTTTTATTACCAATGCGTGAATCAGGTAGCTTCCCATCGAAAGAACAGATAAGAGCTGAGCAGAGGAGGTTGGCTGCAGGGGCAGAAAAGGATTGAAGAAAGCGGAAAAAGtcctagtgtggtggctcatgcctgtaaccgcagcactttgggaaacagaggcaggagaatcccttgagcccaggaattcaaaaccagcctgagcaatacccaatctgtacaaaaaaataaaaagttagctgggcatggtggtgtacgcctgtggtcccagctacttgggaggctgaggtgggagaactgttcGAGCCCacgtggtggaggctgcagtgagccgtggtcacgccgttgcactgcagcctggccaacagagagagagatcctgcttcaaaaaaaaaacaaaagcagaaataaggAACGAAAAGTGGATATTGGttgtttcagaattattttccttataaGATTAAAAGAGAGGGAACTTTGCAATGCCGGCTCAGATAAGCTGGGCCCTTCTGATTAGTTGCTCTGAATCTCATGTTTAGGGGGTTTTaggttctatttttcatttttaatttaaattggcCCTTTTTAAAGTTCCGTTTGATTATGTGGGAATGCCTCTATTCTGCTTTGGTTTGTTCTGCCGGGGCCTGGTATAGGAGCTCAATTCAAAACAATGGTTCTCCATACATTTTAACAGTAGaggcacggtggcttgcacctataatcccagcactttgggagcctgcggcagtggatcacctgaggtcaggagttcgagaccagcctgaccaacacggtgaaaccccatctctactaaaaataacaaattagccaggcgtggtggtacatgcctataatcccagttacttgggaggctgaggcaggagaattgcttgaacccaggaggtggaggttgcagtgagccaagatcgcaccattgcactccggcctgggcaacaagagcaaaaactctgtctaaaaaaaaaattaaaaatttaacagtaGCAATATTTCCTAATTAAAACTATCCACTATTATAGATTTATTCAATGATCCACTAATCTCACTTTGGAGACTGTCATTCGGTGGGAAGGAGGAGGACTCTAAAacgaaatcaaaaacaaaaacaaaactttaactgTAAAGACCACAGGAATAAAACTGATTTATGAGTGAGTGTTCCCTGACTTCTCCTTGCCCTATTTCTACACAAGCCACGTCTCCAACCCCCATAAAAGGAGACTTCTTTCCCAGCTTTTTTGGATGGGTTTCTTAGGAAAATGAGGAGAAAGACACCAGGCCAGAATGGCTAAGGCCAGGGGAACTGGGCCTAGAAGCTGAATTGATCTATAAAACAAAGAGTCAAAAGGaaagtgagaggagagagaggaagaacagCTGGAAGGCTGCCCCATGGGACTCGAGGGGCTCCCAGAGGCGATGGTAGCCCCTGCAGCAGTCAGTGTGGGAGAACTGGGGAGTGCAGGAAGATTGGAGGAATATGGCTAGGAGTTTTGAACTGGATCTCTTGAGATTTTTCGTTGGATTGgaatttgttttatgtatgttttatttcattttgtttttttagaaacagggtcttgccctgtcgcccaggttggagtacagtggtacaatcctagctcactacagcctcaatctcctgagcccaggggatcctcccacctcagcctcctgagtagctgggactacaggcacatgccaccacattggCCTGGACTTCATTCTAAAATTACGTTTGGGCAGAGCTAGGTGAGTCTGGTGGGGCTGAGCTACATGAGACCCAGAATGATTAAGGTTACAGcttcctctctgcctttctccGCCATCGTGGTGTGTGCTTTTCTCCGTTTCTCGCCATGTCTTCTCACAAGACTTTCAGGATTAAGCGATTCCtggccaagaaacaaaagcaaaatcgtCCCATTCCCCAGTGGATTCGGatgaaaactggtaataaaatcAGGTACAACTCCAAAATGAGACACTGGAGAAGAACCAAGCTTGGTCTGTAAGAAATCACACATGCGATGGCACACGTATTCATGCTGTCCGAAGGTCACAATCGAGTGTTACTAAACCAAGCTATCGGGAGACGTTTGAATAGATTCCTTTCTGTATCTGTTAGGAAGGCATTAGTTAGTACAACCCACAGTGCTTCCattattcatgtttaaaaaaaaaaaaaggttttggttgCCTGGGTTCAGTAATAAATAAGTGagacctttcaaaaaaaaaaaaaaaaggttacaaaaatattttcctaagttATTATGACTGGCATAAAATCAGAGATAACTCAAAATGTCTAACAGTAGGGCATCAGCTAAACCACAATATATCCACATGATGGGAGAAGACAGGACATTATGGGTTGATGCTGGTTTTGGAATAAGACAATTTGGTGTCTCACTCCCCATATTCTGTGAGTTCTTTTACTCATCAGAAATATGTCAGCCTCGATTTCCTCATTTACACATGAAAAACAATTACATCTACATTGTAGAGTGGTTGAGAGGATTAAGtacaataatatatgtataaaattccTAATAGAGTGCATGACTCATTGTAGACACGGCAGCTGCTATTAGAAAATGCCATAgtgatgttaaaaataatatgtatgtgGGTTAAGTCACTACAAAAAAAGATATGCGCATAAAATTACCATGTTTGTACATTGACAAGGATGGAAAGTGTATTTAGAATCAATGAGGTCAGCTCATCTACTTTCCCGATGCCCACAAAGAGAACCGGCTCAGGCTGCAGAATGAGTAATTTAAGACGAATATAAAAGAACATTAGGATTATAAAATACTGAAgaaatctataaaagaaaacattaaaacactCTCTCTAgagattaaaaagataattacatTGGTTCCTCATTTATTTCCCTGATTACAATGGTCAGAGGTAATTTGTTTGGCTTTGATAGGTGTTCTTTGCCTCAAGGGATTTTCCTTTCTAATTGTGTTTGTTTAGGCTAATAgaaaactaatttacattccttgaACTCCTACCAACTGAAGACGATTGGGAAATGACTCAGAAGAATGCTGAATGGTAGGGGAAAATCCCTTTAGGATTTAGAAGGTGctagaaataatccaaaaagtAGATAATCCATGGAAGAGTTAACTGTATAGAAATTCAGTTCTCTCCCACAGCTCTTGCGTCACCTCTCAAGCAAAAATACCCCTAACCTAGTAGCCAGGGACCTCATGCATGAGATTGGGACAGTCAGGACCATTATTCTATTCGAGCATTGCGTATCGTACCTTGCTTCACGATTCATTCCTGAAGGATGTCTTTTTATAAGGCTTTCTTGACTCAATATAACTGTGCGCATCCTATTTTTAGAGTAGTTGTTACAAGGATTCTTGCTGCCGTTTCAGGAAGTGAGAAGGTTGCTGAAGTGATCAGGTTCCACCCACCTCACACTGAATGGCAAAAAGTGGGTGGGAGCGGGATATAGAGGGAGGCTGGCTTCTGTCGGCTTATTGGTTATATGATCTCTTCTGGTTGAGTTTCTGAGTCCTATTATCAAAAATTTAATTTCACAAACTgtaaatatgattttgttttaaaaatgtcaaacagggctgggtggggtggctcacgcctgtagtcccaagcacTTCAGGATgccaaggtggaaggactgcctgagcccagcagttcaagaccaaaactagcctgggcaacacagcgagaccctgtctttaaaaataagctgggcatgctggcatatgcccgtagtcccagctacttaggaagctgaggtgatgGAAGCTgagtgagcccaggagatggatgttgcagtgaaccaagatcacaccactgcactcaactcTTGGctactctgtctccaaataaacaacaaaaaaagaagtatcaAACAGAcaccaaaggaataaaaaatggaAACCTTCTTTAACAACTGCTCCCCATCAAATCTCACTTCATCTCCCAGAGATAACTATCATTCAGACGTTTGATGTTCAtgcatttcctttttctcaaaaaaaaaaaaaaattgtttttagagacaaggtcttgctatgttgcccaggctggagtgcaatagctattcacaggcatgatcatagcgCACAAAAtcttcaagctcctgggctcaagcaattctcctgctttagtctcTGGATTAGCTGGGACTTGAGGTATGTACTGCCATGCCTGGGAGATGTTCATGCATTTctatacattcacacacacacatctgcatCAACTTGGAAGCAGTGAAATAAATTAGAGTATACTCATCCCAGGGAATACTATgtagcagtttaaaaaataaacaaaatgtagccaCACATGTCCTGATATGGAATGAACTTCAGAGCATACCATCTTTCACTCAGTCACCCTAGGATGAATATGGTGTTTTCTATTTACTCAATTTACTACAGATACCGTTACTACTGATACCTTTCCaataggaagaaataaacaaaagaaagagaagcaataTCTTGGCAcatgctttttcatgttttttcatgTTCTGAATGAATATTTCTCTAGTATATATAGAGGCTCAAAGGGtccatgcatttaaaattttaatagattaTGTTAAATTATCTTTAGAAGGTctttgccattttacattccctccaaGTGACTTTAAAAGTATCTTCCTGCTTCCCAGTGAATCCTTCCTTACAGGGGATATTATCCAGCTCTTCCATTTTTGTCATATAggcaaggaagaagagggagagaggcttgagaatttcatttttttatttgcatttctctgattttgGTGAAATTGAGcatattttatatgcttattgttcattttaaaaatattcctcatTCTTATATTAGCCCATAATTCTGCagggatatttgtatttttcttatggaCTTGTAGGAACTCTTTATATATCCTAGATAGTAATCATTTTTCTATCATGCAATttgcaaaatagttttttttgtttctcttttgaattCTAATTCTGATCATGGCTGTTTCCAGCAAGTGAAAAGTGATGCCATCTACCttattaaaatgtgttattatattactattatttttattagcaacAAAGCTGAAGTGGAGAGAAAAATCTGATTCTTTCTCTTTGCACTTCTCCTGTGGTATTTTCTCTCAGTTTGGGAGGCAATcgcctttcatttatttatttatttatttatttatttatttatttttgagagggagtttctctctagttacccaggctggagtgcaatggcacagtcttagctcattgcaacctctggttcccaggttcaagcaattctcttgccttagactcctgagtagctgggattacaggcactaccatgcccagctaacttttgttattttttaatagagaaagagtttcgtcacgttggccaggctagtctcaaactcctgacctcaggtgatccacctggcttggccttccaaagtgctgggattacaggcgtgagccaccgcacctggctgcaatcgccttttctttcttttttttttttttttgagacagagtttcgctcttgtcacccaggctggagtgcaatggcccgatctcagctcaccgcaacctccgcctcctgggttcaggcaattctcctgcctcagcctcctgagtagctgggattacaggcacgcgccaccatgcccagctaattttttgtatttttagtagagacggggtttcaccacgttgaccaggatggtctcgatctctcaacctcgtgatccacccgcctcggcctcccaaagtgct contains:
- the LOC120360601 gene encoding large ribosomal subunit protein eL39-like produces the protein MSSHKTFRIKRFLAKKQKQNRPIPQWIRMKTGNKIRYNSKMRHWRRTKLGL